Proteins from one Xenorhabdus griffiniae genomic window:
- the rcsC gene encoding two-component system sensor histidine kinase RcsC, with protein sequence MRYLSSFRTSLKISRYLFRVLGFMLWALGALLTSFYLTSLFNALKSDIRQEYNANYDIAFSHIRHIANILRDIQFMAEKHLSQDNDKNQTIVPHNNDILSYIPLDENSDCELLRRTTHNNLYSLEQLIALWKDNIAAIRSINQTFFIGVKSKCMVNFFPHNNITEPDALKKMIYENTRRLINMREQNNERALFWIQPSPKADSGNLYVFTPIYINGHMTGIIGIEKFIRLESFLQKRERPVTVMMLNESSQPELQFSIKTNNKPLVINPNSNSQPMYFGYDENFTSLVLMRNLSPSSLRIVYSLPLKHIYDELKASAINGIILNIISAIAIIFFIWLFERKMFSPAEENAIRLEEHEQFNHKIVASAPVGISILRISDGVSILSNELAHNYTRMLTYEDQKRIVDIICDKTSSYIDVVTSNNNHLQISFVHSRYRNEEVAICVLIDVSARVKMEKSLQEMASAAEQANQAKSMFLATVSHELRTPLYGIIGNLELMQSHTLPPEPTRLLATMNNSSSLLLKIISDILDFSKIESKQLKIEPKDFSCKEILSHVISNYLPLIAKKGLSLYCYIQPDIPDIMRNDPVRLQQIISNLLNNAIKFTASGYVVIEVSSRHGYLYVSIKDTGLGIEDKLQFQLFEPFFQVSANKENSSQGTGLGLAICEKLINLMDGDIEFVSQKYVGSIFSIRLPLYGTQYHTKQLSNQRAQKRILLNIHNDFLEKYLQNFLTQNHFQVALYDESQLDGTEILISDRANNPNISICYFIEISEKHIGSPKQIRENYWLYNTYELNGLDSMLDKLLVKHADLPAIFVSTTSAPNKTVQTDIFLNTVKVLVVDDHPINQNLLVNQLNSIGFSASMANDGVEAIEYLQNNSPDIILTDVNMPNMDGYELAQYLRGKGYTKPIIGITANALAEEKQRCVNMGMNDCLSKPVSLAILKETLIKYSDI encoded by the coding sequence TTGAGATATCTATCTTCTTTTCGGACGTCACTAAAGATATCACGTTATCTTTTTCGGGTGCTTGGATTTATGCTATGGGCGCTTGGAGCCTTATTAACCAGCTTTTATTTGACAAGTCTTTTTAATGCACTCAAATCAGATATTCGTCAAGAATATAATGCCAACTACGATATCGCTTTTTCTCATATACGACATATCGCCAATATCTTGCGAGATATTCAATTTATGGCGGAAAAGCATTTATCACAAGATAATGATAAAAATCAAACAATCGTACCGCATAATAACGATATTCTTTCGTATATTCCGTTGGATGAGAATTCCGATTGTGAACTATTACGTAGAACCACTCATAATAATTTATATTCATTAGAGCAGTTGATTGCACTTTGGAAAGATAATATTGCTGCTATACGCAGTATAAATCAAACTTTTTTCATTGGAGTAAAAAGCAAATGCATGGTGAATTTTTTCCCTCATAACAATATCACAGAACCTGATGCATTAAAAAAAATGATCTACGAGAATACTCGCAGGTTGATCAACATGAGAGAACAAAACAATGAAAGAGCGCTCTTTTGGATCCAACCTAGCCCCAAAGCGGATAGCGGTAATCTTTATGTTTTTACACCTATTTATATTAATGGGCACATGACAGGGATCATAGGTATCGAAAAATTTATCAGGCTAGAATCTTTTTTGCAAAAAAGGGAACGCCCTGTTACAGTCATGATGCTAAACGAATCAAGCCAGCCCGAATTGCAATTTTCTATAAAAACTAATAATAAACCCCTCGTTATAAACCCCAACTCCAACTCGCAGCCAATGTATTTTGGTTATGATGAAAATTTTACTAGCCTGGTATTAATGCGGAATTTATCGCCTTCTTCATTACGTATTGTTTACTCATTGCCACTAAAACATATTTACGACGAACTAAAAGCCAGCGCAATTAATGGTATCATCCTGAATATTATTTCTGCAATTGCGATTATCTTTTTCATTTGGCTGTTTGAACGTAAAATGTTTTCTCCAGCTGAGGAAAATGCTATTCGCCTTGAAGAGCATGAACAGTTTAACCATAAAATTGTCGCCTCTGCCCCTGTGGGAATAAGTATCTTAAGGATCAGTGATGGCGTTAGCATCTTAAGTAATGAATTAGCTCATAATTATACCCGAATGTTAACGTACGAGGATCAAAAACGCATTGTCGATATTATTTGTGATAAAACCAGCAGCTATATTGATGTCGTCACCAGTAATAATAATCACCTACAAATTAGTTTCGTACACTCACGTTATCGTAATGAAGAAGTTGCCATCTGTGTACTGATCGATGTCAGCGCCCGTGTAAAAATGGAAAAATCATTGCAAGAAATGGCCTCAGCAGCAGAACAAGCCAACCAAGCAAAATCGATGTTCCTTGCCACAGTCAGCCATGAATTAAGGACACCGCTATATGGCATTATTGGTAATCTAGAGTTAATGCAATCCCATACATTACCACCAGAACCTACCCGATTACTGGCAACAATGAATAATTCATCATCACTATTGTTGAAAATCATCAGTGATATTCTCGACTTTTCGAAGATAGAATCTAAGCAATTAAAAATTGAACCCAAAGATTTTAGTTGCAAAGAAATATTGTCACATGTGATTTCAAACTACCTTCCCCTAATTGCTAAAAAAGGCTTAAGCTTATACTGCTATATTCAACCCGATATCCCTGATATCATGCGTAATGATCCTGTAAGGCTACAACAAATTATCTCTAATTTACTGAACAATGCGATTAAATTCACAGCATCTGGGTATGTTGTCATAGAAGTTAGTTCAAGGCATGGTTATTTGTATGTCAGCATTAAAGATACCGGGCTTGGGATCGAGGATAAATTACAATTTCAATTATTCGAACCCTTCTTCCAAGTCAGTGCCAATAAAGAAAATTCCTCACAAGGCACAGGATTAGGATTGGCTATTTGTGAAAAACTGATTAATTTGATGGATGGTGATATTGAATTCGTCTCACAAAAATATGTTGGCAGTATCTTTTCTATCCGTCTTCCTTTGTATGGCACTCAATATCATACCAAACAACTATCCAACCAAAGGGCACAAAAGAGGATTTTGTTAAATATTCATAATGACTTTCTGGAAAAATATTTGCAAAATTTTCTTACACAAAATCATTTCCAAGTTGCCCTCTATGACGAAAGCCAACTAGATGGCACAGAAATACTAATTAGCGATAGAGCTAATAATCCCAACATTTCTATATGTTACTTTATAGAAATATCAGAAAAACATATTGGCTCGCCAAAACAGATCCGAGAAAATTATTGGCTCTATAATACTTATGAACTGAATGGGCTGGATAGTATGCTGGATAAATTGTTGGTGAAGCATGCTGACTTACCAGCTATTTTTGTATCAACAACCTCTGCTCCAAATAAAACGGTCCAAACGGATATTTTCTTAAATACGGTTAAAGTATTGGTCGTTGATGACCATCCTATCAATCAGAATTTATTGGTCAATCAATTGAACTCAATAGGATTTAGCGCATCAATGGCTAATGATGGTGTTGAAGCCATTGAATACCTGCAAAACAACTCCCCAGATATTATTCTAACGGATGTTAACATGCCAAATATGGATGGATATGAACTTGCCCAATACTTGAGAGGCAAAGGTTATACTAAACCGATTATCGGCATCACAGCCAATGCACTTGCAGAAGAAAAACAGCGTTGCGTTAATATGGGCATGAATGACTGCCTATCAAAACCTGTATCACTAGCTATATTAAAAGAAACATTAATAAAATACAGTGATATTTAA
- the rcsB gene encoding response regulator transcription factor RcsB encodes MNNLNVIIADDHPIVLFGIRKSLEQIEWINVVGEFENSTTLINSLPHIEADVLITDLSMPGDKYGDGITLIKYIKRHYPTLAIIVLTMNNNPAILSAILELDIEGIVLKQGAPTDLPKALSALQKGRQFTPESVSKLLEKVNANGYGDKRLSPKESEVLRLFAEGFLVTDIAKKLNRSIKTISSQKKSAMIKLGVDNDIALLNYLSSVTIDKDIGN; translated from the coding sequence ATGAATAACCTTAATGTCATTATTGCCGATGACCATCCCATCGTTTTGTTTGGCATCCGCAAGTCACTTGAACAAATTGAGTGGATTAATGTAGTTGGTGAATTTGAAAATTCAACGACGCTCATTAATAGCTTGCCACATATAGAAGCAGATGTGCTCATAACCGACTTGTCAATGCCTGGGGATAAATATGGTGATGGTATCACTCTGATAAAATATATTAAACGTCATTATCCAACATTGGCAATCATTGTTCTTACAATGAACAATAATCCGGCTATTTTAAGCGCTATACTTGAGCTTGATATTGAGGGAATTGTGTTAAAGCAAGGAGCACCAACAGATTTACCTAAAGCACTTTCTGCTTTGCAAAAAGGTAGGCAATTTACACCTGAAAGTGTTTCTAAGTTACTTGAAAAGGTTAATGCTAATGGCTATGGGGATAAACGTTTATCTCCTAAAGAGAGTGAAGTCCTGCGTTTATTTGCTGAAGGCTTTCTTGTTACTGATATTGCCAAAAAACTCAATCGCAGTATTAAGACAATAAGCAGCCAGAAGAAATCAGCCATGATAAAACTGGGAGTCGATAACGATATCGCATTGCTTAACTATTTATCTTCCGTCACTATCGACAAAGATATTGGTAACTAA
- the rcsD gene encoding phosphotransferase RcsD, translating into MYKQPPIKPSAIPRFYALFVTLLFTSLFLFGYNYFDIWLMEKKYAISSVTAKMRLQIKDYRYHASHIFEQSNTLPISSQENTPLFKLRPDVYWLENRYQSVDAIIFGQYNDSSVQLAEHLSGYLDILWGAHNEYLSMYYLNGQDNNLLLITTYPILKPEIRFKESYLTLNSETKRTEMLEQSSALEEKESISSINVLRGENIYFYTYKAAFNATGQLTTIIAFDLPINNLLPVDMSPADFRLTAINLHEPEASDKAEVSLNGFWLEFSQPLDVMPYKLIYQVPLKALIVDLLFRNVWLLLSILFFFLFSLSGLFYIRRRYIAPNAAMDHELKIRNTLNGDIISNIPVGVVVYDFESNQVMIMNKIAEQLIPHLDLNKVRTMAQQHHGVIQTSIDEAVYEVKMYNNSLLPETYLFLLQDKDQEILANKRLQFAHREYDKSIQIRRSMLSNINNEIKEPVSSINDITNQLQQLSQDENRQKLLGKLLDKTKYITEWVENVSLLNELELGDWQPENEIFSLSSQLEDILKTSLPVLNAKGLRVYYHFNISRESLFIGDKAALSKIVTLLFNYAITMTSYGKISLVVNGSGKYDNQIQIELMDSGAGLSEKDLTSLTYPFLNQSVQDKYSTNSGMTFYLCNQLSKRMGGSLDIRSKLGLGTHYVINLPLSHHDDENSETPPLLEGITVLTDINNPEISKIVHNYLNNYGAAYFDKRKEGITEEYDIILTDRLYKEEKQYKPEKPTILLVGSLAGFKQLKPGMVQCNYNLADDIINAISFLVEENFRLDGTGETPKSADDLANRVDLFENFDSSICDILKRYQTQLADCDYRKLFIETVPMDITRLYTDVERHDLISLSQTVHRLKGAFAMLDLKFLRSSCEALEKHIADNNEVEIKNSISFIDSFVIKLLQQGNQ; encoded by the coding sequence ATGTATAAACAACCACCTATCAAGCCATCTGCTATTCCTCGTTTTTACGCGTTATTTGTTACTTTGCTTTTTACGTCTCTATTTTTATTCGGGTATAACTATTTTGATATTTGGTTGATGGAGAAAAAATATGCTATCAGTAGTGTAACCGCTAAGATGAGATTGCAGATTAAAGATTATCGTTACCATGCCAGTCATATTTTTGAGCAGTCAAATACTCTGCCAATCTCCTCTCAGGAGAATACGCCATTGTTTAAATTGCGTCCCGATGTCTATTGGTTAGAAAATCGTTATCAGTCTGTTGATGCCATTATTTTTGGTCAATATAACGACTCAAGTGTCCAACTTGCTGAGCATTTATCTGGCTATTTGGATATTCTCTGGGGAGCCCATAATGAATACTTGTCTATGTACTACCTCAATGGGCAGGATAATAATTTGTTATTGATAACAACCTATCCGATTCTAAAACCAGAAATCAGGTTCAAAGAGAGCTATCTGACGTTGAATTCTGAAACCAAACGCACCGAGATGTTGGAGCAGTCTTCTGCTTTGGAAGAAAAAGAGAGTATTTCTTCCATTAATGTATTACGTGGTGAAAATATTTATTTCTACACCTATAAAGCTGCATTTAATGCAACAGGGCAATTAACCACCATTATTGCTTTTGATTTACCCATTAATAATCTCCTGCCGGTTGATATGTCACCAGCAGACTTCCGATTGACTGCGATCAATTTACATGAACCCGAAGCTTCCGATAAAGCTGAGGTTTCATTGAACGGCTTTTGGTTAGAATTTTCTCAGCCTCTTGATGTCATGCCGTATAAATTGATTTATCAAGTTCCATTGAAGGCATTGATTGTAGATTTGTTGTTCAGGAATGTCTGGCTTTTGCTTTCGATATTGTTTTTCTTTCTGTTTTCTTTAAGTGGGTTATTCTATATCCGTAGGCGATATATTGCACCGAATGCGGCTATGGATCATGAACTGAAAATTAGGAATACCCTAAATGGTGATATTATCTCCAATATTCCTGTTGGCGTCGTGGTTTATGATTTTGAATCAAATCAAGTAATGATAATGAATAAAATTGCGGAGCAGTTAATACCCCATCTGGATTTGAATAAAGTGAGAACGATGGCGCAACAACATCATGGTGTCATTCAGACATCCATTGACGAAGCGGTTTATGAAGTAAAAATGTATAACAATAGCTTATTACCAGAAACTTACCTGTTTTTACTGCAAGACAAAGATCAGGAAATTTTGGCAAATAAACGATTGCAATTTGCTCATCGTGAATATGATAAAAGTATTCAGATCAGGCGTTCTATGCTTTCAAATATTAATAATGAAATAAAAGAACCTGTTAGTAGTATTAATGATATTACCAACCAATTGCAGCAACTGTCACAAGATGAAAATAGGCAAAAGCTATTAGGTAAGTTATTAGATAAAACAAAATATATCACCGAATGGGTTGAAAATGTTTCGTTACTCAATGAGTTGGAGTTGGGAGATTGGCAGCCGGAAAACGAAATATTTTCCCTATCTTCACAATTAGAAGATATTTTGAAAACCTCTTTGCCGGTATTAAATGCCAAAGGTTTGAGAGTTTATTATCATTTTAATATTTCTCGTGAGTCTTTATTCATAGGAGATAAAGCAGCATTAAGTAAAATTGTTACATTGCTATTTAATTATGCAATAACGATGACCAGCTATGGTAAAATATCATTGGTTGTTAACGGTTCAGGTAAGTATGATAACCAGATTCAGATTGAGTTGATGGATAGTGGCGCTGGTTTAAGTGAAAAAGATCTAACCAGCTTAACTTATCCTTTTCTGAACCAATCCGTACAAGATAAGTACTCTACAAATTCTGGCATGACTTTTTATTTATGTAATCAGTTGAGCAAAAGAATGGGAGGAAGCCTTGATATCAGAAGTAAGTTGGGGTTGGGAACACATTATGTTATCAATCTACCCCTATCGCACCATGATGATGAAAATAGCGAAACGCCTCCGCTTTTGGAAGGGATCACGGTTTTAACTGATATCAATAACCCTGAAATCAGCAAAATCGTCCATAATTATCTCAATAATTATGGTGCTGCATATTTTGATAAAAGAAAAGAAGGTATTACGGAAGAATACGATATTATCCTTACGGATAGGCTGTACAAAGAGGAAAAACAGTACAAACCTGAAAAACCAACTATATTATTAGTGGGGAGTTTAGCAGGATTTAAGCAGTTGAAGCCGGGAATGGTTCAGTGCAATTACAATCTTGCTGATGATATTATTAATGCAATATCGTTTCTGGTCGAAGAAAATTTCCGTTTAGATGGCACCGGAGAAACGCCTAAATCAGCAGATGATTTAGCTAATCGTGTTGATTTATTTGAGAATTTTGATAGTAGTATTTGTGATATCCTCAAAAGATATCAAACTCAGTTGGCAGACTGTGACTACAGGAAATTGTTTATAGAGACAGTACCTATGGACATTACCAGACTGTATACTGATGTAGAACGACATGATTTGATATCACTTTCGCAAACGGTACACCGCCTTAAGGGTGCATTTGCTATGTTAGATTTAAAATTTCTTAGGTCATCATGTGAGGCGTTGGAAAAACACATAGCAGACAATAATGAAGTAGAAATTAAAAATAGCATCAGCTTCATTGATTCTTTTGTCATAAAGCTGTTGCAGCAAGGTAACCAATAA
- a CDS encoding acyltransferase family protein, with product MKFRPDINGLRAIAVLLVVFYHVHFPVPGGFVGVDVFFVISGFLITSIIEKEIRTGVFSFGNFYSRRAKRLLPAFIFMLIPLFIYCWYNLLAVDLVSFSKSALFSIIGASNFYFYSIPNYIILSGREPLIHTWSLSIEEQFYLIWPVMLFLLYKKKDLRINFVILSVVLFLSLFSAQYCVIHDKHLAYMMLPFRFFELLSGAVLAINYRRIKVKDEWIHVTSVLGFFLILSSAFLINKNSQFPGFLSLPVVIGATLFIVSYNGNKFGIFNRILSNSIISYIGKVSYSFYLWHWPIIMFSRYRGIELNKINSSVIIVISFSVACLSYHFVEKPFRRLNYRKYTLPFFYLLSVLLLMVISIVITKNN from the coding sequence GTGAAATTTAGGCCTGACATCAATGGGTTAAGAGCTATCGCGGTATTGTTGGTTGTTTTTTACCATGTACATTTCCCAGTCCCGGGAGGATTTGTAGGCGTAGATGTTTTTTTCGTTATATCTGGATTTTTGATAACTTCAATAATCGAGAAAGAAATAAGAACGGGGGTATTTTCTTTTGGTAATTTCTATAGCCGAAGGGCAAAAAGATTATTACCAGCATTTATTTTTATGTTAATACCTTTATTTATATATTGTTGGTATAATTTATTAGCGGTTGACTTGGTATCATTTTCAAAAAGTGCATTATTTTCTATCATTGGAGCTAGTAATTTTTATTTCTACAGTATTCCTAACTATATTATCTTATCTGGCAGAGAGCCTCTTATTCACACGTGGTCATTATCAATAGAAGAACAATTTTACTTGATCTGGCCTGTCATGCTCTTTCTTCTTTATAAGAAAAAAGATCTCCGTATAAATTTTGTTATTTTATCGGTGGTTTTATTTTTATCCCTATTTTCAGCACAGTATTGTGTCATTCATGATAAGCACTTGGCCTATATGATGTTGCCTTTTCGGTTTTTTGAGCTACTGTCGGGTGCAGTATTGGCCATTAACTATAGAAGAATCAAAGTAAAGGATGAATGGATTCATGTGACATCGGTTTTAGGATTTTTTCTGATATTATCAAGTGCTTTTCTTATTAATAAAAATAGTCAATTTCCCGGATTTTTATCTTTACCCGTTGTTATAGGGGCGACACTATTTATAGTATCATATAATGGAAATAAGTTTGGGATTTTCAACAGAATACTTTCAAACTCAATAATTTCATATATAGGGAAGGTATCATATTCTTTTTATCTTTGGCATTGGCCTATAATTATGTTTTCAAGATACAGAGGAATAGAGTTAAATAAAATTAATTCAAGTGTTATTATCGTTATTTCATTTTCCGTAGCATGTTTAAGCTATCACTTTGTTGAAAAACCATTCAGAAGGCTTAATTATAGAAAATACACACTGCCATTTTTTTATCTCTTGTCAGTTTTATTATTAATGGTTATTTCCATTGTGATAACTAAAAACAATTGA